From Daphnia carinata strain CSIRO-1 unplaced genomic scaffold, CSIRO_AGI_Dcar_HiC_V3 NW_026453071.1, whole genome shotgun sequence, the proteins below share one genomic window:
- the LOC130698693 gene encoding uncharacterized protein LOC130698693 gives MASNSSNIHDGEDRDEDYEKEIYVTSHSDSEPFDDSLCDTSVKEDEVSHVSADGASNKSRIQLPAKYFTFMHDQMSGKGFKVKCLLCHMHKTKYGKNGKAEYLSITNNSVYNAKRHIKTKHPSHLSDFIASWRNKREESTSQATSNETKKMAQTKLSDHLHSSSSKFKQIRTQEELDEAILNHVIADLLPLSEIEKDGFQKLIGGLIGPLVIKSRRSMMEILNQKYARTKSNLISELEKVDYVSTTADCWTSHRKSFLGMTVHWLGEGKDSKEIIRRSACLGVRRLYGAHTYDVLAKAMSNLHAEFRISNKVNITITDNGSNFLKAFKMFPSMEKQDLPEASCDEDDLISDEDDSEDVIYVDIGLILDHRNNIQVDVESGESCGLAVPTQESEIKATQDEMEFDSDSDICDVGGRIFLPRHFRCTCHSLNLIATADVKTITNRQFTKLKKQLDLKLSAVWNKQSRSSLASDFIRKTIGELFVIHNVTRWNSYYNAMCKVHYFVSKKNEELQTIFEHFKLKKLSAAEQEFLKEFIKVMKPISQALDVFQNEEAMSLGCVLPVITILKDKLTSLQQDRGIVHCIPLVNCLFDGVSRRFDTLFDDDHMRLAAISDPHFKLSWVPEESKSNDIVLLKKEVQRRANAIVDANESSCDETSQSDSSPIKKKSKNRFLNSLRKRASTEIGEVDRYFNDVAGSLEDLSRFPTIKQIFMEYNSALPSSAACERLFSTAGLIFVPKRSNLSDSNFDKLVFLKQNGMSSRNWQSCPSKTTYAAKTF, from the exons ATGGCTTCCAATTCAAGTAATATTCATGATGGAGAAGACCGAGACGAAGactatgaaaaagaaatttatgttacttcACATTCGGATTCAGAACCTTTTGATGACTCTCTTTGTGATACATC GGTGAAGGAAGATGAAGTCAGTCATGTTAGTGCTGATGGTGCGTCAAATAAGTCAAGAATTCAACTGCCAGCCAAGTATTTCACATTCATGCACGACCAGATGAGTGGGAAGGGATTTAAGGTTAAATGCTTGTTATGCCACATGCATAAGACCAAGTacggaaaaaatggaaaggcaGAGTACTTGTCCATAACCAACAACTCAGTGTATAATGCTAAAAGGCATATTAAG ACTAAACACCCTTCTCATCTCTCTGATTTCATTGCTTCGTGGAGAAACAAGAGAGAGGAATCTACATCTCAAGCTACAAGcaatgaaacaaagaaaatggcacAAACCAAACTGAGTGATCATTTGCATTCGAGTTCCtcaaaatttaaacaaataagaaCCCAAGAAGAACTTGACGAGGCGATCTTG aatcaTGTCATCGCAGATCTTTTGCCATTAAGTGAAATCGAAAAAGACGGATTCCAGAAGCTTATTGGGGGATTGATTGGCCCACTTGTCATCAAAAGTCGGCGTTCGATGATGGAgattttaaaccaaaaatacgCAAGAACTAAATCAAACCTCATTTCTGAACTTGAAAAGGTGGATTATGTTTCCACCACAGCTGACTGCTGGACATCCCACCGCAAGAGCTTTTTGGGAATGACGGTTCATTGGCTAGGGGAAGGAAAAGATTCGAAAGAAATTATCCGGCGAAGTGCTTGTCTTGGTGTTCGGCGACTTTATGGAGCACACACTTACGACGTGCTTGCCAAGGCAATGTCAAATCTCCATGCTGAATTCCGGATTAGCAACAAAGTAAACATCACCATTACAGACAACGGGTCGAATTTTCTAAAAGCTTTCAAGATGTTTCCATCAATGGAAAAGCAAGATTTACCAGAAGCTTCCTGTGATGAAGATGATTTAATTTCCGATGAAGATGACAGTGAAGACGTCATTTACGTTGATATCGGTTTGATTTTAGATCATCGCAACAACATTCAAGTGGACGTAGAAAGCGGCGAGTCATGTGGCCTTGCGGTGCCGACGCAAGAAAGTGAGATAAAGGCAACTCAAGATGAGATGGAGTTTGACAGCGACAGTGATATTTGCGACGTTGGCGgtagaatttttcttcctcgtcATTTCCGCTGCACTTGTCACTCCTTAAATCTGATTGCCACTGCAGATGTCAAAACCATCACCAATCGTCAAtttacaaaattgaaaaaacagtTGGACTTAAAACTGTCTGCCGTTTGGAATAAACAAAGTCGGAGTTCCCTAGCTTCTGATTTCATAAGAAAGACTATTGGTGAGTTATTCGTTATCCATAACGTAACACGGTGGAACAGCTATTACAACGCGATGTGCAAAGTGCATTATTTTGTatcgaagaaaaatgaagaacttcaaacaatttttgaacaTTTCAAGCTTAAAAAACTGTCAGCCGCTGAACAAGAATTCCTTAAAGAGTTCATTAAAGTTATGAAGCCAATTTCTCAAGCCTTGGACGTGTTCCAAAACGAAGAAGCTATGTCATTGGGATGTGTTCTTCCTGTCATTACAATATTGAAGGACAAACTTACAAGTCTCCAACAAGATAGAGGTATCGTCCATTGCATTCCACTTGTCAATTGTCTCTTCGATGGTGTAAGTAGAAGATTCGACACCTTGTTCGACGACGACCATATGCGTCTAGCGGCTATCAGTGATCCGCATTTTAAGCTATCTTGGGTTCCAGAAGAATCAAAAAGCAACGATATTGttcttcttaaaaaagaagttcAAAGGCGTGCAAATGCAATAGTTGA CGCAAATGAAAGTAGCTGCGATGAAACAAGCCAAAGTGATAGTTCaccaatcaaaaagaaatctaaaaatCGGTTTTTGAACAGCCTAAGAAAAAGGGCCTCTACCGAAATCGGGGAAGTAGATCGGTATTTCAATGATGTCGCCGGTTCTCTGGAAGATCTAAGTCGTTTCCCGACGATTAAACAGATATTTAT ggaATACAATAGCGCGCTTCCATCATCTGCTGCCTGCGAAAGACTTTTTAGCACGGCTGGTCTCATTTTTGTTCCGAAACGGTCAAACTTATCGGATAGCAATTTCGATAAGCTggtttttttgaaacaaaatggaatGTCGTCGAGGAACTGGCAGAGTTGCCCTTCAAAAACTACCTACGcagcaaaaacattttga